In a single window of the Zea mays cultivar B73 chromosome 5, Zm-B73-REFERENCE-NAM-5.0, whole genome shotgun sequence genome:
- the LOC103627060 gene encoding uncharacterized protein: MAAERRQQQQQHEGAVAAAEPSVARRLWRVVRAVLYMLRRGLPSGRKLGMDLQLLLHRGKVAGGRFLASAQHGRHAAAFSSHAGAGAGAGGSFSCGALDPSVAVHEPSRRRREVEFSCSNTPSSASGVGGLGLLGAARRRRRRRRQQQQQQRDEPEPAAGGSGYLMQYYSYDAAEVARVFEMLSDEDEDEDVVDVDDRGRLFGGDAVRVPVPGASSATPSPAQAQLLRLVAAAGTGSRKQQQQQARVGVAAGSSASPADGAAQVDRRADEFIRRFYEQLRAQRSAASTPDCYGYGVGGASPYAARAPRPVTAGIA, from the coding sequence ATGGCGGCTGAGAggaggcagcagcagcagcagcacgagGGCGCGGTGGCAGCGGCGGAGCCGAGCGTGGCGCGGCGGCTGTGGCGCGTGGTGCGCGCCGTGCTGTACATGCTGCGGCGGGGCCTGCCGTCGGGCCGCAAGCTCGGCATGGACCTGCAGCTCCTCCTCCACCGCGGCAAGGTCGCGGGCGGCCGGTTCCTCGCCTCGGCCCAGCACGGCCGCCACGCCGCGGCCTTCTCGTCccacgccggcgccggcgccggcgcgggGGGTTCGTTCTCGTGCGGCGCGCTGGACCCGAGCGTGGCGGTGCACGAGCCCTCGCGCAGGCGGCGCGAGGTCGAGTTCAGCTGCAGCAACACGCCGTCGTCCGCCTCGGGCGTGGGGGGCCTCGGCCTCCTCGGCGCCGCCAGACGCCGCCGCCGACgccggcggcagcagcagcagcagcagcgcgaCGAGCCGGAGCCGGCGGCCGGCGGCAGCGGGTACCTGATGCAGTACTACAGCTACGACGCGGCCGAGGTGGCGCGGGTGTTCGAGATGCTCAgcgacgaggacgaggacgaggacgtgGTCGACGTCGACGACCGCGGCCGGCTCTTCGGCGGCGACGCCGTGCGAGTGCCGGTGCCGGGCGCCTCCTCCGCGACGCCGTCACCCGCGCAGGCGCAGCTGCTGCGCCTGGTGGCGGCCGCGGGTACGGGCAGCaggaagcagcagcagcagcaggcgcgCGTCGGCGTCGCCGCCGGGTCGTCGGCTTCGCCGGCGGACGGCGCCGCCCAGGTGGACCGGCGCGCGGACGAGTTCATCCGGCGGTTCTACGAgcagctgcgcgcgcagaggagcgccGCGTCCACCCCCGACTGCTACGGCTACGGCGTGGGCGGGGCCAGCCCCTACGCCGCGCGCGCGCCGCGGCCCGTCACCGCCGGCATCGCGTAG